Proteins from a genomic interval of Flammeovirgaceae bacterium SG7u.111:
- a CDS encoding glutamate-5-semialdehyde dehydrogenase has product MKYLAYFENVRKGSRVVGILSDEKIEAVLADLAAEAVANTEYLLVENKKDLDRMDPEDPKYDRLKLTAERIEGIAADIINVSKLQSPLGKVLMEKTLPNGLELSKITVPLGVVSVIYESRPNVTFDVFSLCFKTGNACLLKGSSDAEYSNLAIIDLIHRVLQKHEIDTNVAQLLPAERAATGELMEAVDYVDIIIPRGSQGLINFVRDNSKVPVIETGAGIVHTYYDKEADLEKGKAIIVNAKTRRVSVCNALDCLVIHQDRLSDLPAIVEGMKAFNVEIFADAKAFSFINGHYPAELLQHASEEHFGIEFLSHKMSIKTVESFDEAVEHITEFSSKHSEAIVTENKETAELFLKLIDAAAVYVNTTTAYTDGAQFGLGAEIGISTQKLHARGPMALEELTSYKWLIIGNGQIRS; this is encoded by the coding sequence ATGAAGTACTTAGCGTATTTTGAGAATGTGCGGAAGGGAAGCAGGGTAGTAGGAATTCTGTCTGATGAAAAAATTGAGGCAGTACTAGCGGACTTGGCAGCAGAGGCTGTGGCCAACACGGAATATTTGTTGGTGGAAAACAAAAAAGACCTAGACCGCATGGATCCCGAAGACCCCAAGTACGACCGCTTGAAATTGACTGCAGAGCGAATTGAAGGAATTGCCGCAGATATTATAAATGTATCGAAATTGCAAAGCCCACTAGGAAAAGTATTGATGGAAAAGACGCTTCCAAATGGCTTGGAGCTCTCTAAAATCACCGTGCCCTTGGGTGTAGTAAGCGTAATTTACGAATCGCGCCCAAATGTTACTTTCGATGTGTTTTCCCTTTGTTTTAAAACAGGAAATGCCTGCTTACTAAAAGGCAGCAGCGATGCGGAATATTCCAACTTGGCCATCATCGATTTAATACATCGAGTATTGCAGAAACATGAAATAGACACAAATGTTGCCCAATTGCTTCCAGCAGAAAGGGCTGCGACCGGCGAGCTCATGGAAGCGGTAGATTATGTAGACATCATCATCCCAAGGGGTAGCCAAGGGCTTATAAACTTTGTAAGAGATAATTCAAAAGTACCTGTGATAGAAACAGGTGCAGGTATCGTCCATACATACTATGACAAAGAAGCCGATCTTGAGAAAGGAAAGGCAATTATTGTAAATGCCAAAACAAGAAGGGTAAGCGTATGCAATGCGCTCGATTGCTTGGTAATCCATCAAGATCGCCTAAGCGATTTGCCCGCCATAGTGGAAGGGATGAAAGCTTTTAATGTAGAGATTTTTGCCGATGCAAAAGCCTTTTCTTTCATAAACGGCCACTACCCTGCCGAGCTATTGCAGCACGCTTCGGAAGAGCATTTTGGCATTGAGTTCTTGTCTCACAAAATGTCCATCAAAACAGTGGAGAGCTTTGATGAGGCGGTAGAGCACATTACTGAGTTCAGTTCTAAACACAGCGAGGCCATCGTCACCGAAAATAAGGAAACAGCAGAGCTTTTCTTAAAGCTGATAGATGCGGCGGCTGTATATGTGAACACTACCACGGCTTACACCGACGGGGCACAGTTTGGCCTTGGGGCAGAAATAGGCATCAGCACCCAAAAGCTACATGCCAGAGGACCTATGGCTCTTGAAGAACTGACCAGTTACAAATGGCTGATCATAGGCAATGGCCAGATTAGGAGTTAG
- a CDS encoding aminotransferase class I/II-fold pyridoxal phosphate-dependent enzyme has protein sequence MPAYEDLSREELQQLLAASEDRYKKLQAEGLALDMTRGKPCPEQLDLSLEMLSLVTPEDYKSANGTDTRNYGGLDGLPEAKELMADFMEVGKDEVIIGGNSSLSLMHDTIVHALIHGVPGSETPWGKLPVKFLCPAPGYDRHFAICQHKGIEMITVACNEDGPDMDEVEKLLAEDDTIKGIWCVPKYGNPLGNTYSDEVVDRLAKMTTKAPDFRIFWDNAYTVHHLGEEKDSLKNLLEACKAAGNPDRVFMFGSTSKISFAGSGLSVLAASQANLDWMRSHLSIQTIGPDKLNQLRHVRFFKNMAGIEAHMQKHAAIIKPKFEVVLDILESELAALDFASWSNPKGGYFISLDTLENCAKDVVVMASAAGVKMTGAGATFPYKKDPKNNNIRIAPTLPSLEEIKKAMEVVAVCVKIVSAKKLLG, from the coding sequence ATGCCCGCTTACGAAGATTTGTCGAGAGAAGAATTGCAGCAACTTTTAGCAGCATCAGAAGATAGGTATAAAAAATTGCAAGCTGAAGGCTTAGCCTTGGACATGACCCGTGGTAAACCTTGCCCAGAGCAATTGGATTTGAGCTTAGAAATGCTCAGCTTGGTTACTCCAGAAGATTATAAATCTGCCAACGGAACCGATACTAGGAACTACGGAGGCCTCGATGGTTTGCCAGAAGCAAAGGAGCTCATGGCAGATTTCATGGAAGTGGGAAAAGACGAGGTGATTATAGGGGGAAACTCTAGTTTGAGCTTAATGCACGACACCATAGTACATGCATTGATCCACGGCGTGCCTGGTAGCGAAACTCCTTGGGGAAAGTTACCTGTCAAATTCCTTTGCCCAGCACCGGGCTACGATCGCCACTTCGCTATTTGCCAGCACAAAGGCATCGAAATGATCACTGTTGCCTGCAACGAAGACGGCCCGGATATGGACGAAGTAGAAAAACTTCTTGCTGAAGATGATACTATAAAAGGCATATGGTGTGTGCCAAAATATGGCAACCCATTGGGCAATACTTACTCCGACGAGGTAGTAGACAGGCTGGCGAAAATGACCACTAAAGCACCGGATTTCAGGATTTTCTGGGACAACGCTTATACCGTACACCACCTTGGCGAAGAAAAAGATAGCTTGAAAAACCTATTGGAAGCATGTAAGGCTGCGGGAAACCCTGACCGTGTGTTCATGTTCGGCTCTACCTCAAAAATCTCTTTTGCAGGTTCTGGGCTTTCGGTTTTGGCGGCAAGCCAAGCCAACCTCGATTGGATGCGCTCGCACCTTTCTATCCAGACCATTGGTCCAGACAAATTGAACCAACTTCGCCACGTTCGCTTTTTCAAAAACATGGCTGGAATTGAAGCACACATGCAAAAGCATGCGGCTATTATCAAACCTAAGTTTGAAGTAGTGTTGGATATTTTGGAAAGCGAATTGGCTGCATTGGACTTTGCCAGCTGGAGCAATCCTAAAGGTGGATATTTCATCAGCCTCGATACACTTGAAAACTGTGCAAAAGATGTAGTGGTAATGGCTTCTGCTGCTGGAGTGAAAATGACAGGAGCTGGTGCTACTTTCCCTTACAAGAAAGACCCTAAAAACAATAACATCCGAATTGCCCCAACTTTGCCTTCACTAGAAGAAATCAAGAAAGCGATGGAGGTAGTAGCGGTTTGTGTGAAAATAGTTTCTGCCAAAAAGTTGTTAGGATAA